The following coding sequences are from one Salvia hispanica cultivar TCC Black 2014 chromosome 3, UniMelb_Shisp_WGS_1.0, whole genome shotgun sequence window:
- the LOC125216358 gene encoding syntaxin-132-like isoform X1: MNDLLTDSFVGDAKGNTSRESDIEMGPRLPRSSSDVALESFHKQIQEVEKQVDKLSVLLQNLKEANEESKSVTKASSMKAIRRRMEKDVDEVGKIARGIKVKIETMNKDNLANRQKPGCGKGTAVDRSRTNMTNALTKKFRDLMTEFQTLRQRIEEEYREVVERRVVTVTGSRPDEETINTLIETGNSEQIFQQAMQQSGRGQVMNTLEEIQERHDAVKEIEKKLLDLHQIYLDMAVLVEAQGDILDNIESQVTNAVDHVQSGTTALQNARKLQKGSRKCMCIAIIILLAIGIIIVISLVQPWKN; encoded by the exons ATGAACGATCTTCTCACG GACTCGTTCGTTGGAGATGCCAAAGGCAACACGTCCAGAGAATCCGACATAGAGATGGGCCCTCGGCTTCCTAGGAGTAGCTCTGATGTGGCTCTGGAATCCTTCCATAAGCAG ATACAAGAGGTCGAAAAGCAGGTGGACAAGCTCTCCGTTTTGCTACAGAACCTTAAG GAAGCGAACGAGGAGTCAAAATCGGTTACAAAAGCTTCTTCGATGAAAG CTATCAGGAGACGGATGGAGAAAGATGTCGATGAAGTAGGAAAGATAGCACGCGgtataaaagtgaaaatcGAGACAATGAACAAAGAT AACTTAGCTAACCGGCAGAAGCCTGGCTGCGGAAAGGGAACGGCCGTTGATAGGTCAAGAACAAACATGACAAA CGCCTTGACGAAGAAATTTAGAGACCTCATGACCGAGTTTCAG ACATTGAGACAGAGGATTGAAGAGGAGTATCGCGAGGTTGTTGAGCGACGGGTAGTAACAG TTACTGGAAGTAGACCGGACGAAGAG ACTATCAATACTCTCATTGAAACCGGAAACAGTGAACAGATATTCCAGCAAGCGATGCAACAATCCGGGCGGGGCCAg GTAATGAACACTTTGGAGGAGATTCAAGAGAGGCACGATGCTGTAAAGGAGATCGAGAAGAAGCTTCTCGACCTTCATCAG ATTTACCTAGATATGGCCGTGCTAGTCGAAGCTCAAGGAGACATTTTGGACAACATTGAGAGCCAG GTAACGAACGCAGTCGACCACGTTCAGTCGGGAACGACTGCGCTTCAGAACGCGAGAAAACTGCAGAAGGGCTCGAGAAAATGCATGTGCATTGCCATTATAATTCTCTTAGCAATTGGAATTATTATAGTTATTAGTTTGGTCCAACCATGGA